The Lacticaseibacillus pabuli region CGCCCAAGCAAAGGTTCAGGCCGATGCTGACGACGTGGACATTCGTTTGCACAGTGTCATCTACAAGGCAATCGATGAAATCGAATCTGCCATGAAGGGGATGCTCGAACCTGTCTACGAAGAAAAGGTTACGGGTTCACTTACCATCCGCGAGACCATCAACGTCTCCAAGATTGGGACAGTTGCCGGTGCTTACGTTGATACGGGCTACATCACCCGTGATGCTGGTGTTCGCTTGATCCGTGATGGCATTGTCATCTACACGGGCAAGCTGGGCAGTCTGCGTCGCTTTAAGGATGATGTCAAGAAGGTTAACGCCGGATTCGAATGTGGTCTTACTATTGATGGCTACAACGACATCAAGACGGATGACCAGATTGAAGCCTTTGTCATGGAACAGGTACCAGTTAAGTAACTCAGAATTTTAAGAAGCGGGGGTTAAGCATATGAAACACCGCATTGGACGAGTTGAAACGCAAATTCAGCGTGAGGTTGACGATATCCTGCTGAAGCTAGTGAACGATCCACGGGTTGAGGGTGTAACCATTACCGGCGTTGAGCTGACTGGTGATCTCCAGCAAGCGACCGTTTACTACAGCATCTTAAAGGATGACGAGCAGGACGTTGCGCAGACACAAGCGGGTTTGGATAAGGCCAGTGGTCTCATTCGCCGCGAAGTGGGCAAGCGCATCCGTCTGTTCAAAGTGCCAACCATCAAGTTTGAACAAGATAAATCAGTACAATATGGTGCCCGAATTGATGAACTTCTTGCAGAAACAAAAAAGGAAGAAGATAATCAGGACTAAAGTGTGCGGAGGGGCGCGCTTAGAAATTGAGGATTAACGTGATTTTGGGTTAGGCCAGTGGTTTTTACTGGCCTGTACCGAAATCGGGTTAACCGCAGATTTCTGCGCCCCGTAGCCGTTCTAAAGTGTGCGGAGGGGCGCGCTTAGAAATTGAGGATTAACGTGATTTTGGGTTAGGCCAGTGGTTTTTGCTGGTCTGAACCGAAATCGGGTTAACCGCAGATTTCTGCGCCCCGTAGCCGTTCTAAAGTGTGCGGAGGGGCGTGCAACGCCTCCTCGTTCCACTGAACTTTAGTCAGGGTCCATCTATAAGCAAGTGGGGCCGCGGCGTAAGTCGTGGCCTCATTTGCAATACATATCAGGAGTGAGTGCTCATGGATAAATTAATCAGTCTCTACCGTCCCTTTTTCGAGGCAAGTGATTGGCACGCCGCCATTATGACGGGCAGCGGGCTCATGACTATTTTGATGCTGGCCGTCATGGAATGCTTGCTGTCCGTAGATAACGCCGTCGTGCTCGCTGCACAAACGCGCTCGCTCGAAAACCCCGTTAAGGAAAAAGAGGCGCTCGTTTACGGCCTCTGGGGTGCGTACCTGTTCCGCTTTATCGCCATTGGGTTGGGCGCATACCTCATGAAATTTTGGGGGATTAAGGTCGCGGGTTCGCTGTACCTGCTCTGGATGTCGCTGCACTTCTTCTACAAAATGCATTTTCCTGATAAAGAGGAAACCACGCACAAGACGCGCAAACCCAAGTCGTTCTGGGGCACCGTTGCCAGCATCGAACTGCTGGATATCGTGTTCTCCATCGATTCAATTTTGACGGCGCTTGCCTTAGACAATAACCCGGTCATTGTGCTCCTGGGTGGCATGATCGGAATTCTGGCAATGCGGCTAGTTGCCCAGGTGATGATTACGCTGATTGCACGCGTACCGGAGCTACTTTACATGGCATACGTCCTGATTGGCATCATTGCGGTCAAGCTATTCCTGAGCCTGCCGTTTATCGGGATTGAAATACCAAATGTTGCGTTTAGCCTGATTGTGTTTGGCGCGATTGGCTTTACTCTGCTCTACCATTACGTGAAGCAGCGCAAACACGCGCCGCAGCGGGAGGAAAAGTAATGAACGGATTTTTGCCATTATATAAGCCCAAGGGAATGACCTCGGCGGATGCGGTTTACAAATTGCGCAAGATGCTCCACCTGAAACGCATTGGGCACTCTGGCACCTTGGATCCCCAAGTTGACGGCATGTTACCAGTCGCGATGGGCATTGCCACCAAGGCCATCCAAGTCTTGCAGGATGGTGGCAAGGTCTACAGTGGTGAAGTGACGTTGGGCTTTGCGACCACAACCGAGGACTTGGAAGGCGAAGTCATTGAACGCACGCCGCTATCCGGACCATTACCGCTGACAGAAATTGATGCGGCGATGCAAACCTTTATTGGCGAAATCACGCAAATCCCGCCGATGTACTCGGCCGTTCGTGTGAAGGGCAGGCACCTTTATGATTACGCACGTGCGGGTGAGACGGTCGAACGACCTAAGCGGACTGCGCTAATCAAATCCTTCGAACGCACCACTGAGCCGGTTTTCAACCCCGAAGATGGGACCTTACGCTTTAGTTTTCTGGCGAAGGTGGGTAAGGGGACTTATATCCGGACTCTTGCCGTCGATTTGGGGCGCAAACTCGGTTATGCGGCCTGCATGACGCAATTGACACGTTTGGCCAGTGGTGGCTTCACCTCTGATCAGGCGGTCAGCCTAGACGAAGTGCAAAATGCAATCGATAATGACGAATTGGATGCCTTGGTCGAACCGTTGCAGTATGCCTATCCTGGACTGCCGAAGTACCAAATGACGGACAAGGATTGGGAAGATATCCAGCACGGCCGTTTCCTGCATTTACCCGACCAGGGTCCCCGCTTGATTCTTGAATTGCATGGGGTCATGAAGGCCATTTACAAGTGGAACTTTGAGTATTCACTTTACCAACCAGAAATTATGTATTTAACCAATGAGGGAGGTCGCCGTTAGTTTTGCGAACAATTAACGTGATGCCGCCGTTGCAGGCTAAGGACAGGCCGACTGAACCGGTTGTGCTCGTCCTCGGCTTTTTCGACGGCGTCCACAAGGGTCATCAGCAGGTGATTGCCGCGGGTCGACGTGAAGCGGACCGGCGGGGACTCAAGCTGGCACTAATGACATTTGACGAACATCCCGCGATTGTATACGGCGGTGTGGATGCGGCTAGTTTCAAGTACCTGTCCCTTCCTGAGCGCAAGGCTGAGCTCATGGCCCAGTTTGGCGTCGACGATTATTACGTCATTCATTTCACCAAGGAATTTGCCGCACTGAAGCCGCAGCAGTTTGTCGACGACTACATGTGCGGCCTGAACGCCCAAGTGGTTGTGGCTGGCTTTGATTACACCTATGGCAAAAAGGATGTGGCATCCATGGCCTTGCTGCCGGGATATGCAAAGGGCCGGTTTGAAGTCGTGACTGTGCCTTGTTTCGACGAGAACGGGCAAAAGGTTTCATCGACGCATATTCGGCAGGCGCTAGATAATGCCGATATTGATTTGGCAAATGACCTGCTGGGCTACCACTACACAACCCGCGGGACCGTGGTGCATGGCGAGGCGCGTGGCCGGGAGCTTGGGTTCCCGACTGCTAATATTGACCATGACCACGGGACTTATGTGCCTGGTATCGGCATCTATGTGGTCCGCCTGACCGTCGACGGTACCACGTTCGGCGGGATGGCTTCAGTCGGCCGAAACGTGACGTTTGGGGATGACCGCGACGTCACCGTAGAAATCAACCTCTTCGATTTTAAACGGGATATTTATGGCAAGACCGTCACCGTTGAATGGCTACATTATCTTCGCGGTGAGGTCAAGTACACGGGGGCGGACGCACTCGTTGCACAGTTAAAACGCGATGAGGTCCAAAGCCGCGACTACCTCAAGCAATAAGTAGATAGCTACACCCAGCCCAATTGGACTGGGTGTTTTTTTGCGTGGCGGAGGCGCCGCAAACCTTGGCATCAGACAAGTTAAGGGTGTAACAGACACCATTTTCTGCAAAAATCATGCTAAAGACCTACGAATTTCTTGATTTTCTCCGGTAAAATTAGCACCGTTCAGTTGACATTGCTAATTCCCTAGCGTAATATAATTGGCGTTAGCACTTAGGAAATATGAGTGCTAAATGAAGGGGGCGAAGAGATGCTAACGAAGCGTGAACTACTCGTATTAACCGAGATTATCAAGCTGTACACTGACAGTGGTCAGCCGGTAGGGAGTAAAACCTTACTGAACTCACTGCCGATGCACGTTAGTTCCGCCACGATCAGAAATGACATGGCGGCCCTGGAAGATCAGGGACTCATTATGAAGACCCATAGTAGTTCAGGTCGGGTGCCAAGCCCAGCAGGGTATCGTTACTATCTAGATAACCTGCTGCAGCCGGTCACCGTCGCCCCCGCTGACATTGAACGCATCGAAAAGTCGTTTGACGGCAGTTACAACAAGATGGACGACATCATCGCCCAATCGGCACAGATGCTATCACAGCTGACCAGTTACACCGCAATTACGCTGGGACCGGAAGTGCATTCACTGACACTCGAAGGATTCCGGTTGGTGCCACTGGGTGGTCGTCAAGTGATGGCGATTCTCGTTGCCAGTGATGGTAGCGTTGAAAATCAGCTGTTCACCTTGCCACCGAGCATTGATTCGGGTGAGCTTGAAAAAGCCATTCGCCTGGTCAATGATCAACTCGTCGGCATGCCACTCACTGAGGTGGCCGACAAGTTGCATAGCGACGTTCCCGCGATGCTCATGCAGTACATGTCAACGCCAGACGGTTTCCTCAACGTCTTTGGCGATGTGCTCAAGCAAGCGGTCACCGAGCATTTTTACGTTGGCGGGCGGCTCAACCTGATGGACTACTTCAGTCCTGACAACAAGGATGAGCTCAAACGCGTGTTGCACATCATGGACGAGAAGGATGCGTTAAACCAACTGCTCGCACCATCTGAGGAACGGCCGATATCGGTTCGCTTAGGATCGGAATTGTCGGACGACTCACTGCGCAACTTGAGTTTGATTACCGCTAAGTATTCAGTCGCTGATTACGGTCAGGGAATGATTGCGATCTTGGGGCCGACTTCCATGCCGTACTCCAAGATTATCGGGTTGCTTGATGCATTCCGTGGTGAGATGGCAAAACGTCTTACCGATTACTATAAAGACTTGCACTGATTATCGCTCAGTGCCGAAGGGAGCCAGAAAATGGGCAAACATGACGCAAAGCAGGACCCAACGCAAGCAGTCAAGGAGCAGATCGAGAAAAACTCGCGCGCTTCTTTAGACGCCTTGAGTGGGACTGCGGGTGCGAACGTGGAGACTATTTCCGAGGAACGTAATTCCTATGAAGATAAGTATCTGCGGGCCGCTGCCGAAATTCAGAACATGAACACACGTTTCAATAAGGAACGTGCACAACTACTTCACTTTGACGGCCAGAAGGTCATCACATCAATCTTGCCAGTGCTCGACAATCTCGAGCGTGCGTTGCAAGTTGAGGTGACGGACGCCAACGCCGTTCAGCTGAAGAAGGGGGTCGAGATGGTCTTTGAGCATCTCAATCAAGCTCTGAAGGAAGCGAACGTCACTGAGATTAAGAGTCTCGGTGTTAAGTTTGACCCAACCGTGCACCAGGCGGTTCAGACCGTAGCAGCGGATGCTGATCACCCGAAAGACACGGTGGTCAGTGTTCTCCAGCGCGGTTACAAGCTTCATGAGCGGGTACTGCGTCCAGCGATGGTTGTCGTCGCGAATTAATTTAAAATAATCAATGAAAGAGGTATAAAATATGTCAAAAGTTATTGGGATTGACTTGGGGACCACGAACTCAGCTGTCGCTGTTCTTGAAGGCGGTCAGCCAAAGATTATTACCAACCCAGAAGGGAACCGTACCACACCTTCTGTTGTTGCTTTTAAAGACGGCGAAATCCAGGTTGGTGAAGTTGCAAAGCGCCAGGCAATTACAAACCCTGACACCATCATCTCTATCAAGCGTCACATGGGCGAAGCGGGCTACACCGTAGAAGTCGGTGGCAAGAAGTACACGCCTCAGGAAATTTCTGCCATGATTCTCCAATACATGAAGAAGTTTTCTGAAGACTACCTCGGCGAAAAGGTTTCCGAAGCGGTTATCACCGTTCCTGCCTACTTCAATGACAGTCAGCGTCAGGCAACCAAGGATGCTGGTAAGATTGCAGGCCTTGATGTTAAGCGGATTATCAACGAACCAACCGCTTCTGCCTTGGCTTATGGCCTAGACAAGACCGACAAGGATGAAAAGATTCTCGTGTATGACCTTGGTGGTGGTACCTTTGATGTTTCCATCCTCCAACTGGGTGATGGTGTCTTCGAAGTTCTCTCCACAAACGGTGATACCCACCTTGGTGGTGATGACTTTGACCAGAAGATTATGGACTGGCTCATTGATGGCTTCAAACAGGAGAACAACGTCGACTTGTCCAAGGACAAGATGGCACTCCAGCGTCTGAAGGATGCCGCTGAAAAGGCGAAGAAGGACCTCTCTGGTGTTTCCCAGACTCAGATCAGCTTGCCATTTATTTCTGCCGGCGCTAACGGCCCACTGCACTTGGAACAGACCTTAACCAAGGCCAAGTTCGATGAATTGACCGCTGACTTGGTTGAACGCACCCGGATCCCAGTTGAGAACGCTCTGAAGGACGCCAAGTTGTCCAACAGCGATATCGACCGTGTCATCCTCAACGGTGGTTCAACCCGTATTCCAGCCGTTCAGGAAGCTGTTAAGAGCTGGACTGGCAAGGAACCTGACCACTCCATCAACCCTGATGAAGCCGTTGCTTTGGGTGCTGCTATCCAAGGTGGGGTTATCACCGGTGATGTTAAGGACGTCGTTCTGCTTGATGTCACACCACTTTCCCTTGGGATTGAAACCATGGGTGGCGTGTTCACGAAGTTGATTGACCGTAACACCACGATTCCTACCAGCAAGTCACAGGTCTTCTCAACTGCCGCTGATAACCAGCCAGCCGTTGATATCCATGTCTTGCAAGGTGAACGTCCAATGGCCGCTGACAACAAGACGCTGGGCCGCTTCCAGCTCTCAGACATCCCAGCTGCACCACGTGGTGTCCCTCAGATTGAAGTTAAGTTCGATATCGATAAGAACGGGATTGTTCAGGTTTCTGCCAAGGACCTTGGCACTGGCAAGTCACAGAACATTACCATCAAGAGTTCATCAGGCCTTTCCGACGACGAAATTGATCGCATGGTCAAGGAAGCCAAGGAAAACGAAGCCGATGACCAGAAGCGTAAGGACGAAGTTGACCTGCGTAATGATGTCGACCAGCTCATTTTCCAGACCGACAAGACTTTGAAGGACCTTAAGGGTAAGGTTTCTGACGACGAAATCAAGAAGGCCCAGGACAAGGAAGAAGAGCTTAAGAAGGCTCAGCAGGATAACGACCTCGAAGCCATGAAGACAAAGCGCGACGAATTGTCCAAGGTTGTTCAGGACCTGACCGTCAAGCTTTACGAAAAGGCTCAAAAGGATCAGCAGGCACAGGGCGGCGCTGCAGGTGATGCAGGTGCTTCAACCGATGCTGGTTCATCCGATGACAAGGGTGGCAACGATGATGGCACCATTAACGGTCAGTACAAGGACGTTAATGACGACAACAAAGACAACAAGTAGTCGGATTTAG contains the following coding sequences:
- the rbfA gene encoding 30S ribosome-binding factor RbfA, with protein sequence MKHRIGRVETQIQREVDDILLKLVNDPRVEGVTITGVELTGDLQQATVYYSILKDDEQDVAQTQAGLDKASGLIRREVGKRIRLFKVPTIKFEQDKSVQYGARIDELLAETKKEEDNQD
- a CDS encoding TerC family protein is translated as MDKLISLYRPFFEASDWHAAIMTGSGLMTILMLAVMECLLSVDNAVVLAAQTRSLENPVKEKEALVYGLWGAYLFRFIAIGLGAYLMKFWGIKVAGSLYLLWMSLHFFYKMHFPDKEETTHKTRKPKSFWGTVASIELLDIVFSIDSILTALALDNNPVIVLLGGMIGILAMRLVAQVMITLIARVPELLYMAYVLIGIIAVKLFLSLPFIGIEIPNVAFSLIVFGAIGFTLLYHYVKQRKHAPQREEK
- the truB gene encoding tRNA pseudouridine(55) synthase TruB: MNGFLPLYKPKGMTSADAVYKLRKMLHLKRIGHSGTLDPQVDGMLPVAMGIATKAIQVLQDGGKVYSGEVTLGFATTTEDLEGEVIERTPLSGPLPLTEIDAAMQTFIGEITQIPPMYSAVRVKGRHLYDYARAGETVERPKRTALIKSFERTTEPVFNPEDGTLRFSFLAKVGKGTYIRTLAVDLGRKLGYAACMTQLTRLASGGFTSDQAVSLDEVQNAIDNDELDALVEPLQYAYPGLPKYQMTDKDWEDIQHGRFLHLPDQGPRLILELHGVMKAIYKWNFEYSLYQPEIMYLTNEGGRR
- the ribF gene encoding riboflavin biosynthesis protein RibF; its protein translation is MRTINVMPPLQAKDRPTEPVVLVLGFFDGVHKGHQQVIAAGRREADRRGLKLALMTFDEHPAIVYGGVDAASFKYLSLPERKAELMAQFGVDDYYVIHFTKEFAALKPQQFVDDYMCGLNAQVVVAGFDYTYGKKDVASMALLPGYAKGRFEVVTVPCFDENGQKVSSTHIRQALDNADIDLANDLLGYHYTTRGTVVHGEARGRELGFPTANIDHDHGTYVPGIGIYVVRLTVDGTTFGGMASVGRNVTFGDDRDVTVEINLFDFKRDIYGKTVTVEWLHYLRGEVKYTGADALVAQLKRDEVQSRDYLKQ
- the hrcA gene encoding heat-inducible transcriptional repressor HrcA; amino-acid sequence: MLTKRELLVLTEIIKLYTDSGQPVGSKTLLNSLPMHVSSATIRNDMAALEDQGLIMKTHSSSGRVPSPAGYRYYLDNLLQPVTVAPADIERIEKSFDGSYNKMDDIIAQSAQMLSQLTSYTAITLGPEVHSLTLEGFRLVPLGGRQVMAILVASDGSVENQLFTLPPSIDSGELEKAIRLVNDQLVGMPLTEVADKLHSDVPAMLMQYMSTPDGFLNVFGDVLKQAVTEHFYVGGRLNLMDYFSPDNKDELKRVLHIMDEKDALNQLLAPSEERPISVRLGSELSDDSLRNLSLITAKYSVADYGQGMIAILGPTSMPYSKIIGLLDAFRGEMAKRLTDYYKDLH
- the grpE gene encoding nucleotide exchange factor GrpE gives rise to the protein MGKHDAKQDPTQAVKEQIEKNSRASLDALSGTAGANVETISEERNSYEDKYLRAAAEIQNMNTRFNKERAQLLHFDGQKVITSILPVLDNLERALQVEVTDANAVQLKKGVEMVFEHLNQALKEANVTEIKSLGVKFDPTVHQAVQTVAADADHPKDTVVSVLQRGYKLHERVLRPAMVVVAN
- the dnaK gene encoding molecular chaperone DnaK, translating into MSKVIGIDLGTTNSAVAVLEGGQPKIITNPEGNRTTPSVVAFKDGEIQVGEVAKRQAITNPDTIISIKRHMGEAGYTVEVGGKKYTPQEISAMILQYMKKFSEDYLGEKVSEAVITVPAYFNDSQRQATKDAGKIAGLDVKRIINEPTASALAYGLDKTDKDEKILVYDLGGGTFDVSILQLGDGVFEVLSTNGDTHLGGDDFDQKIMDWLIDGFKQENNVDLSKDKMALQRLKDAAEKAKKDLSGVSQTQISLPFISAGANGPLHLEQTLTKAKFDELTADLVERTRIPVENALKDAKLSNSDIDRVILNGGSTRIPAVQEAVKSWTGKEPDHSINPDEAVALGAAIQGGVITGDVKDVVLLDVTPLSLGIETMGGVFTKLIDRNTTIPTSKSQVFSTAADNQPAVDIHVLQGERPMAADNKTLGRFQLSDIPAAPRGVPQIEVKFDIDKNGIVQVSAKDLGTGKSQNITIKSSSGLSDDEIDRMVKEAKENEADDQKRKDEVDLRNDVDQLIFQTDKTLKDLKGKVSDDEIKKAQDKEEELKKAQQDNDLEAMKTKRDELSKVVQDLTVKLYEKAQKDQQAQGGAAGDAGASTDAGSSDDKGGNDDGTINGQYKDVNDDNKDNK